A window of the Serinus canaria isolate serCan28SL12 chromosome 27, serCan2020, whole genome shotgun sequence genome harbors these coding sequences:
- the ARHGAP27 gene encoding rho GTPase-activating protein 27 isoform X2, whose amino-acid sequence MGDRALGGPQQAWSRALQLLHLGKARKESEETPDPIYLNIQELREEAAASSAPEEPIGSVSDWETHTDTDSGHLFYYNPVTGETTWDCPFGQAADGVSPAASPASSLAHSLELPEWEQHVDKGSGQTFFYNSVTGETSWDPPSAGDTGSPQERLPGGTRYGPMEQRPPTPETDYPDLSPDELECYPEEDYSPVGSYDQGASVCLSPRRPEELGSPPGWYGHGHPEGLVFYPEHFAPDTVLSGSCHERASSSSSQDSGLSAWHGPVSPAPGSREEKFKSLEKAGVLNRTKTVDRGKRLRKNWSSSWTVLEGGILTFFKDSKHSAASALRHPSTLTTPEHTVKLHGAALTWAGRDKSSKKNVLELRTREGSEFLIQHDSEQIITAWHRAIADSIGRRGSDISGEEEAEIRAEFGSREKLGGGEERRAAAGQVTGTAESDTNRVRNKLRKFLQRRPTLQSLRERGYIKDQVFGCSLLALCERERGTVPHFVLQCIWTVERRGLDHDGLYRVSGNLATIQKLRYKVEHDEQLDLDDGRWEDIHVVTGALKLFLRELPEPLVPFSHFDKFIAAIKIQDLSLRGHCIRDLVLSLPPAHHDTMKVLFRHLCRVVEHKEENRMSVQSVAIVFGPTLLRPASEEGNMAMHMVFQNQVVEHILNHYGYIFPDG is encoded by the exons ATGGGTGACCGGGCACTGGGGGGGCCGCAGCAGGCCTGGAGCAGGGCGTTGCAGTTGCTGCACCTGGGGAAG GCACGCAAGGAGTCAGAGGAGACACCTGATCCCATCTACCTCAACATCCAGGAGCTGCGGGAAGAGGCCGCCGCCAGCTCGGCCCCAGAGGAGCCCATTGGCTCCGTGTCAGACTGGGAAACCCACACGGACACAGACAGTGGACATTTGTTTTATTACAACCCAGTGACGGGCGAGACCACGTGGGATTGTCCCTTCGGGCAGGCGGCCGACGGAGTGAGTCCCGCCGCCTCTCCCGCCTCCTCGCTCGCACACAGCCTGGAGCTTCCCGAGTGGGAACAGCACGTGGACAAAGGAAGCGGACAGACTTTTTTCTATAATTCGGTGACAGGTGAGACGTCGTGGGACCCCCCCAGTGCAGGAGACACGGGCAGCCCCCAGGAGAGGCTCCCTGGGGGGACGCGGTACGGTCCCATGGAGCAGAGG cCACCCACTCCAGAAACAGATTATCCTGACCTGTCTCCAGATGAGCTGGAGTGTTATCCTGAGGAAGACTATTCACCCGTGGGCTCCTATGATCAGGGGGCCTCTGTCTGCCTGTCCCCAAGGCGCCCCGAGGAGCTGGGCTCACCCCCAGGCTGGTATGGGCACGGCCACCCGGAGGGACTCGTGTTCTACCCCGAGCACTTCGCCCCTGACACG gtgctATCAGGCAGCTGCCACGAGcgggccagcagcagctccagccaggacagcGGGCTCTCCGCCTGGCACGGCCCCGTGTCACCAGCTCCAGGCAGTAGGGAGGAGAAG TTTAAAAGCCTCGAAAAAGCCGGGGTGCTCAACAGGACCAAGACAGTGGACAGAGGGAAGCGGCTCCG GAAGAACTGGAGCTCCTCCTGGACAGTGCTGGAAGGGGGAATCCTCACCTTCTTCAAGGACTCCAAGCACTCAGCTGCCAGTGCTTTG AGGCACCCCAGCACCCTGACCACCCCCGAGCACACGGTGAAGCTGCACGGGGCCGCCCTCACCTGGGCCGGCAGGGACAAGTCCAGCAAGAAGAATGTCCTGGAG CTGAGGACGCGGGAGGGCTCGGAATTCCTCATCCAGCATGACTCGGAGCAGATCATCACCGCCTGGCACAGGGCCATCGCCGACAGCATCGGCCGGAGG GGCTCCGACATCTCCGGAGAGGAGGAGGCCGAAATTCGGGCTGAATTCGGCTCCCGGGAGAAGCTAGGGGGCGGCGAGGAGCGGAGGGCAG CGGCCGGGCAGGTGACGGGCACTGCCGAGAGTGACACCAACCGAGTCCGGAACAAACTCCGCAAGTTCCTGCAGAGACGGCCGACGCTGCAGTCCCTGCGGGAGAGGGGCTACATCAAGG ACCAGGTTTTTGGCTGCTCATTGCTGGCGCTGTGTGAGCGGGAGCGAGGGACAGTGCCACACTTCGTCCTGCAGTGCATCTGGACCGTGGAGAGGAGAG GTCTGGACCATGATGGGCTGTACCGGGTCAGTGGCAACCTGGCCACCATCCAGAAACTGCGCTACAAGGTGGAGCACG ACGAGCAGCTGGACCTGGATGACGGGCGCTGGGAGGACATCCACGTTGTCACCGGGGCACTGAAGCTCTTCCTGCgggagctgccagagccacTCGTCCCCTTCAGCCACTTTGACAAGTTCATCGCTGCCATCa AGATCCAGGACCTGTCCCTGCGGGGCCACTGCATCCGGGacctggtgctgtccctgccaccTGCCCACCATGACACCATGAAGGTCCTTTTCCGCCACCTCTGCAG GGTGGTGGAGCACAAGGAGGAGAACCGCATGTCGGTGCAGAGCGTCGCCATCGTCTTTGGCCCCACGCTGCTGCGGCCGGCCAGCGAGGAGGGCAACATGGCCATGCACATGGTCTTCCAGAACCAGGTGGTGGAGCACATCCTCAACCACTATGGATACATCTTCCCTGATGGATAA
- the ARHGAP27 gene encoding rho GTPase-activating protein 27 isoform X1: MEPAEPAEESLVLVEYGFEYRAKDGTLVSIKPNERYVLLKRTNPHWWHVRRSGDARAFYIPAQYVKELPPIAAPAPLDPPPSGHAATEPAALVPQPPPAYEYQFISAAEPGETAGGCPVPRKDSVLRRDSVPRRDSVLQRDSVPRRDSPLSLSSFRVLPGLTAHSAEPVRPSYSLEDLARVTPAPRSAAAAIGARGDPPRHPRPLGKSRSETLCASGKDRDVARRWPGAGPAAQARKESEETPDPIYLNIQELREEAAASSAPEEPIGSVSDWETHTDTDSGHLFYYNPVTGETTWDCPFGQAADGVSPAASPASSLAHSLELPEWEQHVDKGSGQTFFYNSVTGETSWDPPSAGDTGSPQERLPGGTRYGPMEQRPPTPETDYPDLSPDELECYPEEDYSPVGSYDQGASVCLSPRRPEELGSPPGWYGHGHPEGLVFYPEHFAPDTVLSGSCHERASSSSSQDSGLSAWHGPVSPAPGSREEKFKSLEKAGVLNRTKTVDRGKRLRKNWSSSWTVLEGGILTFFKDSKHSAASALRHPSTLTTPEHTVKLHGAALTWAGRDKSSKKNVLELRTREGSEFLIQHDSEQIITAWHRAIADSIGRRGSDISGEEEAEIRAEFGSREKLGGGEERRAAAGQVTGTAESDTNRVRNKLRKFLQRRPTLQSLRERGYIKDQVFGCSLLALCERERGTVPHFVLQCIWTVERRGLDHDGLYRVSGNLATIQKLRYKVEHDEQLDLDDGRWEDIHVVTGALKLFLRELPEPLVPFSHFDKFIAAIKIQDLSLRGHCIRDLVLSLPPAHHDTMKVLFRHLCRVVEHKEENRMSVQSVAIVFGPTLLRPASEEGNMAMHMVFQNQVVEHILNHYGYIFPDG, encoded by the exons ATGGAGCCGGCGGAGCCGGCGGAGGAGTCGCTGGTGCTGGTGGAGTACGGCTTCGAGTACCGCGCCAAGGACGGCACCTTGGTCTCCATCAAGCCCAACGAGCGCTATGTGCTGCTCAAACGCACCAACCCGCACTGGTGGCACGTCCGCAGGAGCGGGGACGCCCGAGCCTTCTACATCCCGGCCCAGTACGTCAAGGAGCTGCCACCCATCGCTGCTCCAGCCCCGCTTGACCCCCCGCCATCGGGACATGCTGCGACAGAGCCGGCCGCGCTCGTCCCCCAGCCCCCGCCAGCCTACGAGTATCAGTTCATCAGCGCCGCCGAGCCGGGGGAGACGGCAGGAGggtgcccagtgcccaggaaAGACTCGGTGCTCAGGAGGGACTCGGTGCCCAGGAGAGACTCGGTGCTCCAGAGGGACTCGGTGCCCAGGAGGGACTCGCCACTATCACTCAGCTCTTTTCGGGTCCTCCCAGGGCTGACCGCGCACTCCGCTGAGCCTGTGAGACCATCGTACTCCCTGGAGGACCTGGCGCGGGTGACACCAGCACCTCGCAGTGCCGCTGCTGCCATAGGGGCACGCGGGGACCCCCCAAGACACCCTCGGCCGCTCGGGAAGAGCCGCTCCGAGACCCTCTGCGCCTCCGGCAAGGACAGGGACGTGGCCAGGAGGTGGCCGGGGGCCGGTCCCGCGGCTCAG GCACGCAAGGAGTCAGAGGAGACACCTGATCCCATCTACCTCAACATCCAGGAGCTGCGGGAAGAGGCCGCCGCCAGCTCGGCCCCAGAGGAGCCCATTGGCTCCGTGTCAGACTGGGAAACCCACACGGACACAGACAGTGGACATTTGTTTTATTACAACCCAGTGACGGGCGAGACCACGTGGGATTGTCCCTTCGGGCAGGCGGCCGACGGAGTGAGTCCCGCCGCCTCTCCCGCCTCCTCGCTCGCACACAGCCTGGAGCTTCCCGAGTGGGAACAGCACGTGGACAAAGGAAGCGGACAGACTTTTTTCTATAATTCGGTGACAGGTGAGACGTCGTGGGACCCCCCCAGTGCAGGAGACACGGGCAGCCCCCAGGAGAGGCTCCCTGGGGGGACGCGGTACGGTCCCATGGAGCAGAGG cCACCCACTCCAGAAACAGATTATCCTGACCTGTCTCCAGATGAGCTGGAGTGTTATCCTGAGGAAGACTATTCACCCGTGGGCTCCTATGATCAGGGGGCCTCTGTCTGCCTGTCCCCAAGGCGCCCCGAGGAGCTGGGCTCACCCCCAGGCTGGTATGGGCACGGCCACCCGGAGGGACTCGTGTTCTACCCCGAGCACTTCGCCCCTGACACG gtgctATCAGGCAGCTGCCACGAGcgggccagcagcagctccagccaggacagcGGGCTCTCCGCCTGGCACGGCCCCGTGTCACCAGCTCCAGGCAGTAGGGAGGAGAAG TTTAAAAGCCTCGAAAAAGCCGGGGTGCTCAACAGGACCAAGACAGTGGACAGAGGGAAGCGGCTCCG GAAGAACTGGAGCTCCTCCTGGACAGTGCTGGAAGGGGGAATCCTCACCTTCTTCAAGGACTCCAAGCACTCAGCTGCCAGTGCTTTG AGGCACCCCAGCACCCTGACCACCCCCGAGCACACGGTGAAGCTGCACGGGGCCGCCCTCACCTGGGCCGGCAGGGACAAGTCCAGCAAGAAGAATGTCCTGGAG CTGAGGACGCGGGAGGGCTCGGAATTCCTCATCCAGCATGACTCGGAGCAGATCATCACCGCCTGGCACAGGGCCATCGCCGACAGCATCGGCCGGAGG GGCTCCGACATCTCCGGAGAGGAGGAGGCCGAAATTCGGGCTGAATTCGGCTCCCGGGAGAAGCTAGGGGGCGGCGAGGAGCGGAGGGCAG CGGCCGGGCAGGTGACGGGCACTGCCGAGAGTGACACCAACCGAGTCCGGAACAAACTCCGCAAGTTCCTGCAGAGACGGCCGACGCTGCAGTCCCTGCGGGAGAGGGGCTACATCAAGG ACCAGGTTTTTGGCTGCTCATTGCTGGCGCTGTGTGAGCGGGAGCGAGGGACAGTGCCACACTTCGTCCTGCAGTGCATCTGGACCGTGGAGAGGAGAG GTCTGGACCATGATGGGCTGTACCGGGTCAGTGGCAACCTGGCCACCATCCAGAAACTGCGCTACAAGGTGGAGCACG ACGAGCAGCTGGACCTGGATGACGGGCGCTGGGAGGACATCCACGTTGTCACCGGGGCACTGAAGCTCTTCCTGCgggagctgccagagccacTCGTCCCCTTCAGCCACTTTGACAAGTTCATCGCTGCCATCa AGATCCAGGACCTGTCCCTGCGGGGCCACTGCATCCGGGacctggtgctgtccctgccaccTGCCCACCATGACACCATGAAGGTCCTTTTCCGCCACCTCTGCAG GGTGGTGGAGCACAAGGAGGAGAACCGCATGTCGGTGCAGAGCGTCGCCATCGTCTTTGGCCCCACGCTGCTGCGGCCGGCCAGCGAGGAGGGCAACATGGCCATGCACATGGTCTTCCAGAACCAGGTGGTGGAGCACATCCTCAACCACTATGGATACATCTTCCCTGATGGATAA